Sequence from the Methanosarcina siciliae T4/M genome:
CCGTTCCCGGTCCTGGAACTTATGACATTGATGTCTTCGTTTCCGAAGAAGGAAAAACCCCTTCGACCGGTCTTGGTATGGTCTTTTTAGTCGGAGAAGAGGGGGAAGTCGGGACTTTCTGAACTGGAGTGAGTCAATGATTAAAAATCGGAAAACACTACTTCCTATCTTCGTATTGCTGGTCCCGGTCGTATTGTTTGGCGGTTTTATTTTTATGCTAACCTGTTACGATCCGGCTTTTTACCATTCAAACGGTGTTAATCTCGGCTCTCCCGAATATTACACTCACGCCATTTCCAGTGCAAAAGAGGCCGGATATGACTACAGTATAAATGACGGGCCCGGAGGAGTTCAACCCGGACTTATCGAAGGCCTCGACCCAAGACTTGGTTCGGATTTTCGGGTAAACTCGATGGACCTTTACTATTCAAACTCTTCCTGGTTTTCGGTCTCTTTTTCAAATAACGGAAATTCAACCTTTTCCTTCTGGGATGAGGACCCTCTTGCACAGTACAGGCCGGAAGATCTCCCCGAGAGAGAATGGGTGGTCAATAAATTCAAAATCATGTATGACATGAATGAAAAAGAAATCGAAGCCTACCTCCCGGCAGAGAACTGGGAAGTGAATGACATCTTTTTCGAGCAGGTAACCATAACCAGGCCTCCCAATATTGCAGCAATTCGCAGGCACCTTTTAGAGGAGTCCACCAGTTCTACTTTTGATGCTGAAAACTCCGCCGGAAAAGGTGGAAGTACGGAAACCTTCTATAACGGCAGTGAAAAAATAGGGTCCATACGCTATTTTGTCCCGGCTGCAGAAATAAGTTTTAAGGAGGGCTCGAGCACTTACACGGTCTATATAGACAGGCTTGGCGGCGTTAGTCTCTATATATCTCTCAGATCAATCAGTTCGCAAAAGACAATTCCTGAAAAGGAGTACAGAGCCGTGTTTAAAAGGATCTTCACAGACCTGGGGCTCCCTCCTGAAAAAGTCGATGAATTCGAGTTTGAGTATGGTGAAGGTTTCTGGTGAGAGGCATCTACAGTTTCCTTATTTTTTTGTTTTTTCTTCGCACAATATAAGGTTGGGGTCATCTTTCCAGCCACGCACGAAAAACATAACATGTGAACTTATGCTGTTTCTCAGAGAAATTGGATACAGAAATGTGTTCCCTTCCCGAAGAATACTTACTTTTATCCAGGAAACTGTAGTTTAGTTTTAGATTCGTAGGGTGCCCCCTCCAGCTTGTCCGGAGACCCTTCACAAAAAAGCAGAACGAGTCGAAGGAAAAAGCCTGAAAGAGGTAGAGAGAAGATTATGAAAGAGGTAGAGAGAAGATTGTGAAAGAGGTAGAGAGAAGATTGTGAAAGAGGTAGAGAGAAGATTGTGAAAGAGGTAGAGAGAAGATTGTGAAAGAGGTAGAGAGAAGAGCTTAAATATACTGTAATAATCATTAAAAGCAAACATAGATTTTTTTTGTATCTTTCTTTTTTTCATTTTTACGGGAAAAACCGCTCTCCTGCGTCGAGCGGGACAAAAACGACTCAATATAGCGAGTGAGGTTGTACGGGTCAGAGATATTAGTAATCTAATTCTTTTCAGTCCTCTTGAGCGAGCGGAGCGAGTGAAAAGGACCTCGTGCTCCCGAAGCGAAATTCGGGAATCTCAACTCGGGAGTCGCGGGGATCGACAACGAAGAGGCTGGAGATCCTCTATTCGGTCCGCAGGCATCAATTTCCGAAGCGCTATATCCCGTGTCACGTAGAGTTTGATTTCCGAATTTTTCCGGATGGGATTTTCCTGAAGGAGCTTTCAGATTTTTTCGAATTCTATTTCTCCTATTTCCTTTGAGTTTTTCATGTAGTGCAAAAAGAGGTCTTCTCCCCATTTGAGGGCGGTTTTTTCCAGACTCATCATTGCATGGTTGTGGTAGATCCCGTTTTTGTAGAAGAGGGACAGGGCCATGAAGTGGTCCGTTACCAGGCTTGAAGCAAGTCTTATGGGGCAGTCGCAGACGAAGATTTTCGCATTATCCCGGTCCAGGTATTCTTTGAGGGCTGTGCTGTATTCCCTTTTCAGCCTTTCAAATACTGGTTTTGTGATGATCAGGGAAACGTCCGCTCCTTTTTTAAGAAGATCTACATAGGTTGAGGGATAAGCAGGGTTGAAATAGGACGAGACTTCCATGACGTGGACTGAGCGGGTCAGTTTTTCTTCGATTTTCTGGGGGATTTCGTACATCCGGTCCAGGTCGGGCTCGACAAATTCGCAGTGTCCAAGGTCATCAATCCGGTCCAGGAGATGGACGGGGATTGCACTTATGTTGTGGTTTTCCCAGTAATCCATGTTCTCTGAAAACACTTCCAGGGTGTTTAACAGGGGCCTCATTTTTTTAACGACCACTTTCCCGATATCCGAGAGCTTGTAAAGGTCGTCTTCGTGGATGATGAGCCCCTGGCTGATGAGGATCTTTATCTGGGTCATGATCGCACTTGAAGTCACGTTGAGGATGTTTTTAATGTCATCAATATTCCTGGGTTCCTCCATCAATAGCAGAAGAAGGTCTTTTCTTTTGTCCGAAAGAAAAAGGGTGCCCAACAGTTCCAGTTTCATCGTAAATCTCCAGCCGCTTCATTTATACATTTTTAATTAAAGCTCTATTAGGACTCTGTTCAAGATTCTGACGCCGTTTAAGTTTTATCAGGACTTTACCGGGGTCAAACCTCTATTTAATATACATTCAAGCCTCTATTCGATTCATGCTCCGGGTATCAGGCTTCTTTTTCGGGAGCCTTACATGCATGGTTGTGCCCGAACCTTCTTCGCTTTCTGCCCAGATTTCTCCTTCGTGGGCGTTGACAATGTTCTTACAGATATAAAACCCGGACTCCAGGCCCTGATATCTTCGGGTGAGGGAATCGTCCACCTGGTAGATCCTGTGGAAGAGGTGGGGGATAAGCCTCTTCTGGATGCCTGTTCCGCTGTCCTTTACCGTTATGTGGATGTTTTCTTCTTCCTCTTTAGCTTTTACTTCCACGGTTCCGCCGTGGGGAGTGAACCTGATAGCGTGGCCCATCAGGGTTGTGAACAGGTCTGTCAGCTTTCGCTTGTCTCCGCGGATGGGTGGCAGGCTTGCAGAAAGTTCCTTTTCGACCTTCAGTTCTTTTTCATCAATCAGGAGGACCAGATTGAGGTAGACATCCGAGAGTACCTTTTTGATCTCTACATCGCCAAAGGAATACTCGATCTTTCCTGCCTGTTCCAGGCTCAGGTAGAGCAGGGAGTCCACCATCTGCTTCAGCCTCTCCGAACTATTGATCACGGCATCGATGGCTTTCTGCTGCTGGTCTTCTATAGTCTCCAGGGTATCAAAGTCCATAAGGTCGCCATAATCTACTTTTATCTGGGGCAGGCTTTCAACCATAAATTCCGCTTTTATCCTGTTCAGGGACCTAAGTTCGTCGTTGGCTTTCGAGAGGTCTTCCGAATAGGCTTTAAGGGCGTCCTCAAGCTGCTTTCTCTGGATAAGCTGCCACATGCCCTGCATAAGCAGAGTGAGCTGGCGGAGGTCTGACTCATCGTAGGGCTCGTTCTTGTTTCCAACCCCCGAAACGGCAACAATCCTTTCCCCGTCAAATACTGGCACGTTCATATGGCGGGTGAGGTGCACATGGTCTTTTGGGTATCCTTTTTTCAGGGAACTCGGGGCTGTGTAGTCATTTGTGATTATGGGTTTGCGCTGCCGGATGGCTTCTCCCCAGAGCCCGGTGGTCTTTACGGGATAAATAAAACGCTTGTCTTCAATTGCACATTCTTCCATGGCACTTTTTGACCAGGAGTGCATTATAAGGGAGGTTTCGTAAGCGTCCATGAAAGCCAGGTACCCTAGTTTGCTGCTCGTAAGCCTGACCGCCTCTTCCCGGGCAAAGTCCGTGA
This genomic interval carries:
- a CDS encoding helix-turn-helix transcriptional regulator; translation: MKLELLGTLFLSDKRKDLLLLLMEEPRNIDDIKNILNVTSSAIMTQIKILISQGLIIHEDDLYKLSDIGKVVVKKMRPLLNTLEVFSENMDYWENHNISAIPVHLLDRIDDLGHCEFVEPDLDRMYEIPQKIEEKLTRSVHVMEVSSYFNPAYPSTYVDLLKKGADVSLIITKPVFERLKREYSTALKEYLDRDNAKIFVCDCPIRLASSLVTDHFMALSLFYKNGIYHNHAMMSLEKTALKWGEDLFLHYMKNSKEIGEIEFEKI
- a CDS encoding sensor histidine kinase translates to MIKGQNRVLGKLASGAPLDEILLLLVQNVEKIRPGSKCSIMLLDREKKHLFYCVAPGLPAYYIRKTDGIEIGFGAASFGTAAYMKKRVTTDNVIEHPYWTEYRDLAAEAGFKACWSEPLISSSGEVLGVFSMYYGEVHRPEKEDLDFMKTNAQLAAIAVEHKLAEETLRESEHKFRTIFNNINDHLYIREPEGESYMDVNQAVVSRLGYEKEEILKMGAEEIIPAEYWASVRENLKKIQSEGSRVYEAGAVCKDGTVVPLEVSARIIDYEGKKTILSVARDITERKKAEAAQRLNEARLEALVKLNRMTGASLKEITDFAREEAVRLTSSKLGYLAFMDAYETSLIMHSWSKSAMEECAIEDKRFIYPVKTTGLWGEAIRQRKPIITNDYTAPSSLKKGYPKDHVHLTRHMNVPVFDGERIVAVSGVGNKNEPYDESDLRQLTLLMQGMWQLIQRKQLEDALKAYSEDLSKANDELRSLNRIKAEFMVESLPQIKVDYGDLMDFDTLETIEDQQQKAIDAVINSSERLKQMVDSLLYLSLEQAGKIEYSFGDVEIKKVLSDVYLNLVLLIDEKELKVEKELSASLPPIRGDKRKLTDLFTTLMGHAIRFTPHGGTVEVKAKEEEENIHITVKDSGTGIQKRLIPHLFHRIYQVDDSLTRRYQGLESGFYICKNIVNAHEGEIWAESEEGSGTTMHVRLPKKKPDTRSMNRIEA